CGGTTGGTCAAGGGGCGCAATGCTACTGAAAGTCGCCGGACGGCGCCACCGGCGCGGGTGTGGATTGGCCCTGATGACGATTGACCGTGGCGCCCTTGCCGTGGCGGTGTGGCGTGGCGCTTCTAGACTGCACCCATATCAGTCAGGAGAGCTCCATGCCGGCGACACGCGTGCTGTACCAGTTTCCGATTTCCCATTATTGCGAGAAGGCGCGCTGGCTGCTGGATCACAAGGGGCTCGCCTACACCGAGCGTAACCTGCTGCCGGGTCCGCACCGTCTGTTTACCCGTGCCCGGGCGGGCGTCAACACCTTGCCGGTCTTGCGGGACGGCAAGCGCCTGGTGGGGGATTCAACGCGGATCGCCTATTACCTGGACAAGTACTACCCGAACAATCCGCTGGTCCCGGACGATCCGGAGCAGCGTCAGCAGGTGATTGAGCTGGAGCAGCAGTTCGACCGCTATGGCGTGCATGTGCGCCGCTGGCTGTACGGCCAGCTGCTGGGGCGGCCCGAAGTCATGCAGGCGATGTTCGGCCCCTATCGCCTGCCCGGCATGGTGCAGCGGCTGCTGGTGCCGGTCACGGAAAAAGGTGTGGCGCGCCTGTACCGCATCAGCGCCGAGCCGGTGGCGCATTCTTTCCAGCGCCTGCAGGAAGGGCTGGCGCTGATCGAGAAGCGTATCCGGGGAAATGCATCACGTTATCTGGTGGGGCAGCGTCTCACGCTGGCGGATATCACGGCGGCGTCACTGTACGCGCCCTTGTTCATGCCGCCGGGCACGCCCTGGGCGTTCATGCCGGAAGCACGCATGCCGGCCGTGTTTCGCGAGCAGTCTGCCGTGCTGCGATCGCAACCGGCGGGGCAGTGGGTGATGCAGCGTTACGAGCGGGACCGTCAGGCGGCAGCGGTGTTGCCTGACGAAGCCATGGTCATGTAGCGCGAAAGCCGTTCAGCTGGTTCATCGCCTGATCAATCTCGCCACGCACGATCTCACCGGTATAGCGTAGCGCCTCATCAATGGCGCGTTCGATCCGTTCCCGGTCAGCGGGGGCGGGTTTGCCCAGCACATGGGGCGTTACCAGGTCGGCGCTGCCAGGATGGCTGATGCCGATCCGCAGGCGCACGAAATCCCGCTGGTTGCCGTGTTTGCTGATCATGTCGCGCAATCCGTTGTGGCCGCCATGGCCGCCACCTTTCTTCAGGCGCACGACGCCTGGCGGCAGGTCCAGTTCATCATGGGCCACGAGAATCTGTGTGATCGGAATACGGAAGAAATTGGCGAGTGCGGCGGTGGCCTGGCCACTGCGGTTCATATAGGTGGTGGGGATCAGCAGGCGGACGGTGTCGCCGCCAGAGGTGAAGTGGCCGGTGAGGCCGAAATACTTCTTTTCTTCGGAAAGTGAAACGCCCTGGCTTCTCGCCAGGGCGTCCACATACCAGGCACCGGCATTGTGGCGGGTGTCCGCATACTGTGCGCCCGGATTGCCCAGGCCAACGATCAGTCGTATCGGATCCGCCACAGTCCTGCCTGTCAGTCTTCTTTGCTTTCTTCGCCGTCTTCGCCGTCTTCAGCGTCATCCACAGCGCCGCCTTTCGGAGCGTGTACGGCGGCTACCGGCAGGTCATGGTCGTCGCCATGGCTCAGGGCTACCAGCTCAACGCCTTTCGGCAGTTTCAGGTCAGACAGGTGTACCACCTGATCCAGGGCCACGTTGGCCATATCGACCTCGATGAACTCGGGCAGGTGCTGCGGCAGGCAGCTGACTTCCACTTCGGAAGCATTGTGGTTGATCTTGCCGCCCTGCTGCTTGACGCCCACGCACTTGTCTTCGTTCAGGAAGTGCAGCGGAACCTGCATGGTGATCTTGTGGGTCTTGTCCACGCGCAGGAAATCGCAATGCATCGGCGTGCCTTTGGCCGGATGGCGCTGCAGGTCACGCAGCACAGCCTGCTGCTTCTTGCCGTCAACATCCAGCGTCAGGACGTGGCTGTAGAAGGCTTCGTTTTCCAGCGCCTTGACCAGTTCACGCAGTTCCAGGGTGACCATCTGCGGGGCAGTGCTGCCGCCGTAGATGATGCCCGGGATGCGGGCTTCCAGACGACGCAGGCGGCGGCTCGCACCTTTCCCCACATCGCTGCGGCCCTCTGCATGCAGCAAAAAATCATTGCTCATGGGTGAATCTCCGGTATGTCCCTGACGGGCCCTGCGACCAGGCCTGCCGGGAGGTTTGGTTAAAAAGGGGGCGCATTATCTATCGGCGCACTGCAAAAAGCCAGTGCTGGCGGGGCTGCAGCCCCGCCGGGTCCGGGCTTGCGTCTGATGAGCCGGGGTCAGACCAGCTCCAGCCGGTCGAACATGGCGGACAGGGATTCCTCGTTGTTCACCCGGCGGATGGTTTCCGCCAGCATCGGCGCCAGCGACAGCACCCGGATGCGGCCCGAGTCACGCGCGGCGGTGGACAGCGGGATGGTGTCGGTGACCACCAGCTGGTCGAGTTCGGAATCCTTGATGTTGCTGATGGCGGCCCCGGAAAGCACCGGGTGGGTGCAGTAGGCCACGACCTGTCTGGCGCCGTGTTCCTTGAGGGCCTTGGCGGCCTTGCACAGGGTGCCGGCGGTATCCACCATGTCGTCCACCAGAATGCAGGTCCGGCCTTCCACTTCACCGATGATGTGCATGACTTGCGACTCATTGGCCTTGGGGCGGCGCTTGTCGATGATGGCCAGGTCGGCGTCGTTGAGCTGTTTGGCCAGGGCGCGGGCGCGCACTACACCGCCCACATCCGGGGATACCACCATCATGTCTTCGTAGTTCTGGCGCTCGATGTCCGCCACGATCAGCGGCGTGGCGTAGACGTTGTCCACAGGAATATCGAAGAAACCCTGGATCTGATCGGCATGCAGGTCAACGGTCACGACCCGGTCGATGCCGACGGTAGTGATCATGTCGGCCACCACCTTGGCGGTGATCGGCACCCGGGCCGAGCGTACCCGGCGATCCTGGCGGGCGTAGCCGAAGTAGGGCATGACCGCCGTGATCCGGCCTGCGGAGGAGCGCCGCAGGGCGTCCGCCATGACCAGGATTTCCATCAGGTTGTTATTGGTGGGGTTGCAGGTGGACTGGACAATGAAGACGTCCTTGCCGCGCACATTCTCATGAATGTCGATGGCCACTTCGCCGTCACTGAAGGTGCCCACATCGGCGGCGCCCAGCGGAATGTTCAGCTGGCGAACCATGGCCTGGGCCAGTTCGGGATTGGCATTGCCGGTAAAGATAACGAGTTTGGACACTGGCGCTCCCCGGGGATCGTGTCGATGTTGTCAGTTTCTTAACGGGGACAACGCAGGGGATGACGCTGATGCAGGTAGCGGCGGGCCGGCGCTGTCGTTTCCTGATCTGCCAGCGGGCGCCTGGGGCAGCCGTCACCGGCATGATCAATCACGTGACTGTGAATTAGTGGCTGGGGTACCAGGACTCGAACCTGGGAATGACGGGATCAAAACCCGCTGCCTTACCAACTTGGCTATACCCCAACGCTAACCGTTGTCGCAGTGCGAAGCGGTGGCCGCATCCAGTGCATCAAGCAAGGGTGAGCGGTTGCAGCTCCGCGCGACGAAACCTGTCCAGCGCGGCGGCAGATTCGCGAGCACCGAAGTGCCGATCTGCCGACTCGGCACGGGCGCAAAAATGCAGGCTCCGGTGCCGGTCAGATGGCTTTCGCCAACTGCTTTCTCGAGCCAGTCCAGTGCCTCGGCTACCGGCCTGAAAAGCCGCCGTGCAACGGGTTCGCAGTCGTTGCGAAAGTGCTTCCGGGTGCCCGGCTCAAGAAAGGCCGCTACTGTACTGACGGGGGTATGCCTTGTCAATTCCCGGTCATTGAAAATATGCGCTGTCGCGACACTGATTCCCGGGTGAATCACCACATAGTCACGAGGCGGCAAAGACACCGGTGTGAGCTGCTCGCCGATGCCTTCGGCGAAGGCGCTATGGCCCTGCACGAAGACCGGCACATCGGCGCCCAGTTGCAGCGCCAGCCCTGCCAGCGTCGACGGGCTCAGCCCCAGCTGCCAGAGGTGATTAAGCCCCAGCAGGGCGGTGGCGGCATCACTGGAGCCGCCGCCGACGCCACCGCCTGCGGGCAGGCGTTTCTCCAGGGTCAGGTGCGCGCCCCGGGTGCAACCGGTGTGGGTCTGCAGCAGGCGTGCGGCCCGCCAGACCAGATTGTCCTCGACCGGGCCAGGCACGTCGGGCGCATCCAGCCGCAGCGTATCCGCCGGGCGCAGCGTCAGGGTGTCACCGTGATCGAGCAGCATGAACAGGGTTTGCAGGGTGTGGTAGCCGTCAGGGCGGCGGCCGGTGATGTGCAGGAACAGGTTCAGCTTGGCGGGTGCGGGCAGCACCAGCGCCGGGTGGCCCGACGTCACGGTTGCGGCACCCAGTGCTGGACGATCAGGGTAAAGCTGTCGCCGTTCAGGTTGGCGCGCACGCGGTGTGGCAATTCCAGGCCCGCTACCCGTTCGTGACGGTCAAAACGCAGCGACCAGCCGAGTTGATCCAGGGTGACCAGGCGCCCCTGATCGTCATAGTGCGGTGTGCCTTCGGCCCACGGCCAGGGCAGGCCACGTACCCAGTAGTAGAGGGCGTCCACCGGAATCATCAGGCCCGTCAGGTGCCAGGCCAGTGCGGCCGGGGAACTGGCGGTCAGTTGCTCGCGCCCGGTATCGAGCATGGCGCTGGTGTCGTCCCAGCGCAGCTCGGCACTGCCGAAGCCCAGCGGGCCGGAGAAATGGATCCGGCCGCCCTCGCGCCGCTGGCGCCAGTCAAGGCTGGCGTTGCCGCCGTCGTTGGCCGTGCGATAACCCAGTCGGCCGGTGATGTTCCAGTGTTGCAGGTCCTCGGCACGCTCGAAATCATCCACGGTCACGACCGGGCGGGTCTGACAGGCACTGAGCAGCAGCACCAGCAACAGTAATACGGCATGGCGAATCATGAATTCTGCCCGGTCAGTCGTTCCAGGGTGTCGCGCACATGGCGTCCGTCCGGCTCGCGCTGGCGGGCGTCTTCCCAGACGGCACGCGCCTCGTCCTGTCGGCCCAGGCTCCAGAGCACCTCGCCCAGGTGCGCGGCCACCTCGTCGTCCGGATACATTTCATAGGCACGTTTCAGATAGGGCAGGGCCTCTTCTGCGCGCCCCAGGTTGAACAGTACCCAGCCCATACTGTCGAGAATGGCCGGATTGTCAGGCTTTTGGTCGAGCGCACGGCGAATATAACCGTAAGCCTCTTCATGGCGATCCGTGCGGTCCGTCAGGGTATAGCCCAGCGCATTCAGGGCGTCCGGATCGTCCGGGCGTTGCGCAAGGATAAAGCGCAGGTCAGCTTCGGTCTGGGCCAGCTGGTCGATGCGCTCGGCGGCCAGGGCGCGGGCATAGCGCAGTTCGATATTCTCCGGCAAATCCTCCACCGCCTGATCCAGCAGGGCATGGGCGGCATGGGGATCGTCGCCGGCGATCAGTTCGGCTTCGGCGGCGTAAAGCGTCGGCAGGTGCACCGGGTAGTGGTCGCGCAAGCGCGCCATCAACGCCTGGCGCTCATTGCTGCGGCCGGTTTCCTGATACAGGCGGGCGGCCTGCACGCGGGCGCGCAGGGCCACCTCGGGGTCGCGGATCGCCAGATAGTGGTCAATGGCGCCATCGATGTCGCCGTCCTGCTCGGCGATCTGGGCCAGGAAGCTGCGAATCTCGTCCTCGCGATAACCGTCCCGCATCAGTGATTCCAGCACCTCGCGGGCGCGCTCGCGGGCGCCATGCTCCATGCCATACAGGGCCAGTGAGTAGCGCAGGTCGGGGTCGTCCGGGTGCTGCTCGGCCAGCACTTCCAGCTGGCGGAAGGCGGCATCGGTCTGGCCGTCCTGCAACAGCAGGCGCACATACAGCACCCGCGCACGGCGTGCCTCCGGGTAGCGTCGCACCAGCCGCTGCATGTGCCGCAGGGCCTGATCGCGGTGCCCCAGTTCAAACAACAGGCGGCCTTTCAGCAGCAGGGCCTCTTCATGGTCGCTCTGTCTTTTCAGTGCCTGCTCGGTGGCGTCCAGGGCTGCCTCAGGGTTGTCCTGCAACTGCAGATGCAGGGCGCGGGCGTACCACAGTGGCGCCTGCTCCGGGTAGCGGTCAGTCAGGCCGGACAGCGCCGCCAGCAGGCGCGTATTGCCGGCGGCATCCAGGCCCCGGGCCTGGGTGACCAGACGCACCAGTGCGCCCTGTGGATCACGGGAAAGCAGCGTGTCGATATAGGTGGCAGCCGCCTCGGTATCGCCCAGGCTGATATGCGACAGCGCCGCAATTTCCAGGGCGGTCGTGTCGTTCGGGCTCATGCTCAGCCAGCGCTCTGACAACTCCAGCGCCAGTTCGGGTTCTTCCATATAAGCGGCCAGCCGGGCTGCCTGGCCGGTCACCTCCGGGCTGCGAGTGCGCCGCGCCGCCTGGGCGTAGTAGGCCAGGCTGACATCCAGGCGGTTGCGCTGGGCAGCCAGTTCGGCGGCCAGCAGATCTGCCAGGATGGCGGTATCGTAGGGGGCGTACACGGGCGTTGGCGCGGGTTCCGGTGCTGGCGCGGTGGTGTCCGGTGTATGCCGGGCGCAGCCGGTCAGGGCAAGCATCAAGGCCAGAGTGACAGGCAGGGCGTATGACATTGTCGGCATTGCGGTGGATGATCCGCTGGCAGAGAAAGAGGGCCAATCATGGCATACCGGGGCGCTGCTGCCCACTGTGCCTATTGGCGTTATAGTTGCTATGACATTGTTTTGCCGGGATAAATCCCGCAAAATGCGCCACCCAGACACCGTCCATTTCGGCACCGAGCGGGCATATCGGGCATGAAGCTACTCGCCACAGGCGTCAATCACACCACTGCCGAACTGGGCTTGCGCGAACGTCTGACGTTCCCCGAGGCGCAGATTCCAGCAGCACTGGCGGATCTGCGTCGGCAACCCGGTGTGCGCGAGGCGGCGCTACTGTCCACCTGCAATCGCACCGAAATCTACTGTCTGATCGATGCCGACACGGCCGCAGGCACCGGCCCGGATCTGGCCCAGTGGCTGGCCCGCTGGCATGGCCTGGAGGCCGCGCGTCTGCGTGAAGCGCTGTACCTGCATCAGGATGACAAGGCCCTGCGTCATATGATGCGCGTCGCTGGCGGACTGGATTCCCTGGTGCTGGGTGAGCCGCAGATTCTTGGCCAGATGCGTGATGCCTATGCCCGGGCCCACGAGAGCGGCGCGCTGGAAGCCAGCCTGGCGCGCACGTTCCAGCAAGTCTTCAGCGTGGCCAAACGTATCCGCACGGATACCGGTATTGGTGCGCACCCCGTTTCCGTGGCCTATGCTGCCGTGTCGTTTGCACGGCATATCTTTGCCGACTTGCGGCAGAGCCGGGCCTTGCTGATCGGGGCCGGTGACATGATCGAACTGGTGGCGCGGCACTTGCGTGATCAGGGCGTGGCGGATATCACCATCGCCAACCGCACGCTCAATCGCGCCGATGTGCTGGCCCGCGAAGTGAACGGCCGGGCCATTACGCTGGAAGAAATCCCGGTGGTTCTGGAGCGCACCGACATCGTCATTTCCTGCACGGCGGCGCCCGTGCCCGTGCTCGGCAAGGGGATGGTCGAAAGAGCCCTGAAAAAGCGCCGTCACCGGCCGATCTTCATGGTGGATATTGCCGTGCCCCGGGATATCGAGCCGGAAGTGGGCGCGTTGCAGGATATCTATCTGTACACCGTGGATGACCTGCACGAAGCCATTGAAGAGAATGTACGGCAACGGCAGGATGCTGCGGCCGAAGCGGAGCGCATCATCGACCAGGCACTGTCGCGCTATGCTCGCGAGCAACGTGAGCTGACCGCTGTGGATACCCTGCGCCGTTATCGCGAACAGGTGGCGGCACTGGGCGATGAAGAATTGCAGAAAGCGCTGTCGCAGCTGGAGGCGGGCGGTGACCCGGCGGACGTACTGCGCCGCTTCCAGCATGCATTGCTGAACAAGGTGATGCACCAGCCGAGCGTGCAGCTGCGCCGTTTTGCGGCGGAAAATCGCACCGAATCCCTGTCCATTGCCCGCGAACTGCTGCTGCGTGACGAATGACCATGAAAGATTCCCTGCGCACCAAGCTTGAACGCCTTTGCGATCGCCACGAAGAGCTGTCGGCCTTGCTGTCCGATCCTGGTGTGATCAGCCAGCAGGGCCGTTTTCGCGATTTGTCGCGGGAATATGCCGAGCTTGAAGATGTGGTGCAGTGTTTTGCCGCCTACCGGAACGCGGACACCACGCTGGCCGAAGCCGAAGCAATGCAACAGGACAGTGATCCGGACATGCGTGCCATGGGGGCAGAAGAAGCCCGGCTGGCACTGACCCGTCGCGAAGCGCTGGAAGCGGAACTGCAGCGCCTGATGCTGCCGCGCGATCCGCGCGACAACAGCAATGTTTTTCTGGAAATTCGTGCCGGCACAGGCGGCGATGAAGCGGCGCTGTTTGCCGGTGATCTGCTGCGCATGTACAGCCGCTATGCCGACAGCCAGGGCTGGCGTGTTGAGCAGATCAGCGCCAGTGAAGGTGAAATGGGCGGCTTCAAGGAAGTGATCTGCCGCGTTACCGGCAATGGTGTCTACTCACGCCTGAAGTTCGAGTCCGGCGCGCATCGCGTGCAGCGGGTACCGGCAACCGAATCCCAGGGCCGTATTCATACCTCGGCCTGCACCGTAGCGGTGATGGCAGAGGCTGACGAACTGGAAGTGGTGACGATTCGCACGGAAGACCTGCGTGTCGATACCTACCGCTCCTCGGGCGCTGGTGGCCAGCATGTCAACACCACGGATTCCGCCGTCCGCCTGACGCATCTGCCCACCGGCATCGTGGTCGAATGCCAGGACGAACGCAGCCAGCACAAGAACAAGGCCAAGGCCATGTCGTTGTTGCAGGCGCGCATCTATGACGCCCAGCAACAGAAACAGCAACAGGAGATGGCGGCCACCCGCAAGTCGCTGGTCGGTTCCGGCGACCGCTCCGAACGCATTCGCACCTACAATTTCCCCCAGGGACGGCTGACAGATCACCGCATCAACCTGACCCTGTACAAGCTGGCAGAAGTGATGGAAGGCAGTCTGGACGATGTCCTCGATGCCCTGCAGGCGGAACACCAGGCGGAGCAGCTGGCCGCGCTCTCCGGGCAGGCGTAATGAGCGCCAGCGTCGGCGAACTGCTGCGCGCCGCCCGGCAACGGCTGGACGGTCACAGCCCCACGGCCGACATCGATGCCCGCGTGCTGATGGCCCACTGCCTGCGCAAGCCCGCCAGTTTCCTGTTCACCTGGCCCGAACATATCCCCACCGACAGTGAAGCGCGCCAGTTCCAGGAGTGGGTGGCCCGCCGCGTTGTCGGCGAGCCCGTCGCCTACCTCATTGGCCGTCGCGAATTTTACGGGCATGAGTTTCTGGTTTCGCCAGACACCCTGATTCCGCGCCCGGATACCGAACTGCTGGTGGATACCGTGCTGGAAGGCCTGGCGGCAGACGCGCCGCTGCGCGTGGCTGACCTCGGCACCGGCACCGGCGCGATTGCCATCAGCCTGGCGCTGGCACGCCCGGCCTGGCAACTGGTGGCGGTGGACACGAGCACGGCGATTCTGGATCTGGTGGAGCGCAACCGGCAACGCCTGGGGGCCGGCAATGTGCAGCCGCTGCAATCCAACTGGTGCAGCCAGCTGCCGGGTCCACTGGATGCCGTGGTGAGCAACCCACCTTATATTCCTGATGACGACCCGCATCTGGGCGAGGGCGATGTGCGCTATGAACCGCGTACCGCGCTGGCGGCGGGCAGTGACGGCCTGGCTGATATTCGTGTCATCACGGTGCAGAGCCGCCAGCGTTTGCGCCCCGGCGGCTTGCTGGCGCTGGAACACGGCTACGACCAGGGGGAAGCCGTTCAGCAGATACTGCGTGATGCCGGGTTTGTCCGCATTGAAACCCGCCGCGACCTGGCCGGGCATGACCGCGTTACACTGGGCATCACACCGCCGGGAGACGCCGATGCTCAGTGATGACCAACTGCTGCGTTACAGCCGCCAGATACTGCTGCCAGCTTTCGATATCGAGGGTCAGGAAAATGTGTCGGCGGCGCGCGTCATGATCATCGGTGCGGGCGGGCTGGGATGTCCGGCAGCGTTGTATCTGGCTGGCGCCGGGGTGGGCGAGATCGTGCTGGTTGATCCGGACACGGTCGAGGCCAGCAACCTGCACCGGCAGATTGCCTACCGCGAAAGCGATATCGGCCAGCCCAAGGCCCAGGCGCTGGCGGCACAACTGATGGCGCTCAACAGCGGCATTCGCGTTGCCGCCTGGCCGCGCGCCGCCGACCCGGACTGGCTGGCGAAGCAGTTGCCCGGCGTCACCCTGGTGCTGGATTGCACCGACAACTTCCGCAGTCGTGACCAGATCAACCGGGCCTGCCATGCCGCCGGTATTCCGCTGATCAGCGCTGCAGCCATCCGCCTGGAGGGCCAGCTGGCGGCGTTCGATTTCCGCCGCCCGGACAGCCCCTGCTACGCCTGCGTCTACGGCGACGGCGACGGCGCCGCCCCTGATACCCTGTGCAGCGAATCCGGCATCCTCGGTCCAGTGGTCGGCACCCTGGGCACCTTGCAAGCGCACCTCGCCCTGCGTCTGCTGACCGGCGCCGAGGTCGGCGGCACCCTGCACCTGCTGGACGCCACCACCCTGAGCTGGCGCACCTTGCGCCTGAAACGCGACCCTGCCTGCCCCGTATGCGGGACTCATGGATAGCGTGTAGGCTAGGCTGAACGCTGCGAATCGGACTGGCGCACCAGCCCGGAATCGTTGCGACCTGCCGACCCCGTCAGCCATCTTCGAGAGTCTCCAATATGCCTGCCTGGATCCCCCTGCTGAAGATTTCCCTGCCGTATGTCACCCAGATCGTGACATCGGCAATCCCCGCATTTACCGCTGCCCGGATCGGCAAGCAGGACCCGTTGCTGGCACAGCAAATCGAGGAATTGCAGCAGGCCGCCACCCATAACGCCGAGGCGATCCAGGCGCTGGCGACTTCGCTGCAGGAAACGGTCGCCCGTATCAATGCGGCCGCCGAAGTCCAGCGTCAGTACATCCAGCGCCTGCAGCGCCAGTTGCACCTGGCCACCGGCCTGGCCGCTGGCGCCCTGTTGCTGGCGGGCATTGCCTTCTTTACCTGAGCGCGCGGTCCTCGGCGATCACCGCCGCCAGCGCTTCATCGAAGTCCCGGTTGCGGAAGCCCAGATCGCGACCGGCCTTGCTGTTGTCCGTCCTGATTCGGGCGGGCAACGGCACAGAGAGAATGGCCGGGCCTTTTTTTCGCGCCCTGACGACGGCGCGCAGGAAACTCGACAACTGATGCCCCTCACCGCCGACGTTGTAGGCCTCGTTGATGGCGGCATCATTGGCCAGCGCCTGCGCCGTGGCGTCTGCGACATCCCCCGCATACACCAGCGGAAAGCCGATGCTGGGCAGCACCAGCACAGGCAATTTCAGCGCCTTGTAGACCATGGCCATGGTATTCGGGTCACGGGCGCCGTAGACGCCGCTGGGCCGCACGGTGGTCAACTGCAGATCCAGCTCCCGCGCCAGTTGCCAGGCGATGTCCTCGCTGATCTGCTTGCTGGCGCGGTAGGTCCCGCCCTTGCGCCGCTGACCGTCCAGTTGCGGCCACTGCTCGTCCATCGGTTTGCGCAGCGACCAGCGGTAGATGCCGAAGGTGCTGACATGCACGATCCGTTTCACTCCCGCGCGGTGCGCCGCCTCGAACACATTGCGCGTGCCCTCGACGTTGGCCGTCAGATGCGCTTCCCAGGCGCCGAAGCCCTTGCTGGCCACATACATGGCCGCATTGGAGATGACCGCATCGCAGCCCCGGAAGGCGGCTTCCAGCGCCGCCGGATCGGTCAGGTCCGCCTTGCGGAATTCGACCCCCTCATCCGCCAGAAACGCCGCCTTGGCCGGATTACGCACCACGCCGACGACCCGCGCGCCCGCCGCCATCAGACTGCGGCAAAGATAGACCCCGATCATGCCACTGGCGCCGGTGACGGCGACGGTCTTGCCCTGTAATGCGGTATTCGATGATGCCATGGCACTGCTCCCTGGCGGTTGGCTATTGACGATGCCGACTACTCTGCGTGCAAAGCGGCAAGCAGGCAATGACCGGGGTGAAGGCTGGTGACAAGATATGCGCAAGCGCTGTGGTCAGATGTCGAAACGGGTCGCCTGCGGGCGACCATTATTGCCTTTCAACCTGACAAGGACTCGCTGACATGAAAATGGCCAATCCCTATCTCAACTTCAAGGGCACCACTGAGGCCGCTTTTGAACATTACCGCCGCATCTTCGGTGGCGAATTTACCGCGGTGTTGCGTTACGGCGATTTCCCCGGCAACCCGATGGGCGCGCCTGAGGACAAGCTGGACGCCATCGCCCATATCGGATTACCGCTGGGCGGCGACAACGTGCTGATGGGCACGGATGTGATCAGTGCCGAACACACCGGGGGCTTTGTTGCGGGCAACAACTTCTTCATTGCGCTGGAAGCCGATTCCGAGGATGAGGCGCGTCGCGTTCATGCTGCGCTGGCGGAGGGCGGCGAGGTCACCATGCCGTTGCAGAGCACCGAGTGGGCACAGTTGTTCGGCATCTGCGTGGATGCGTTCGGTAT
This region of Isoalcanivorax indicus genomic DNA includes:
- the prfA gene encoding peptide chain release factor 1 is translated as MKDSLRTKLERLCDRHEELSALLSDPGVISQQGRFRDLSREYAELEDVVQCFAAYRNADTTLAEAEAMQQDSDPDMRAMGAEEARLALTRREALEAELQRLMLPRDPRDNSNVFLEIRAGTGGDEAALFAGDLLRMYSRYADSQGWRVEQISASEGEMGGFKEVICRVTGNGVYSRLKFESGAHRVQRVPATESQGRIHTSACTVAVMAEADELEVVTIRTEDLRVDTYRSSGAGGQHVNTTDSAVRLTHLPTGIVVECQDERSQHKNKAKAMSLLQARIYDAQQQKQQQEMAATRKSLVGSGDRSERIRTYNFPQGRLTDHRINLTLYKLAEVMEGSLDDVLDALQAEHQAEQLAALSGQA
- the prmC gene encoding peptide chain release factor N(5)-glutamine methyltransferase, translating into MSASVGELLRAARQRLDGHSPTADIDARVLMAHCLRKPASFLFTWPEHIPTDSEARQFQEWVARRVVGEPVAYLIGRREFYGHEFLVSPDTLIPRPDTELLVDTVLEGLAADAPLRVADLGTGTGAIAISLALARPAWQLVAVDTSTAILDLVERNRQRLGAGNVQPLQSNWCSQLPGPLDAVVSNPPYIPDDDPHLGEGDVRYEPRTALAAGSDGLADIRVITVQSRQRLRPGGLLALEHGYDQGEAVQQILRDAGFVRIETRRDLAGHDRVTLGITPPGDADAQ
- a CDS encoding HesA/MoeB/ThiF family protein, with amino-acid sequence MLSDDQLLRYSRQILLPAFDIEGQENVSAARVMIIGAGGLGCPAALYLAGAGVGEIVLVDPDTVEASNLHRQIAYRESDIGQPKAQALAAQLMALNSGIRVAAWPRAADPDWLAKQLPGVTLVLDCTDNFRSRDQINRACHAAGIPLISAAAIRLEGQLAAFDFRRPDSPCYACVYGDGDGAAPDTLCSESGILGPVVGTLGTLQAHLALRLLTGAEVGGTLHLLDATTLSWRTLRLKRDPACPVCGTHG
- a CDS encoding NAD-dependent epimerase/dehydratase family protein yields the protein MASSNTALQGKTVAVTGASGMIGVYLCRSLMAAGARVVGVVRNPAKAAFLADEGVEFRKADLTDPAALEAAFRGCDAVISNAAMYVASKGFGAWEAHLTANVEGTRNVFEAAHRAGVKRIVHVSTFGIYRWSLRKPMDEQWPQLDGQRRKGGTYRASKQISEDIAWQLARELDLQLTTVRPSGVYGARDPNTMAMVYKALKLPVLVLPSIGFPLVYAGDVADATAQALANDAAINEAYNVGGEGHQLSSFLRAVVRARKKGPAILSVPLPARIRTDNSKAGRDLGFRNRDFDEALAAVIAEDRALR
- a CDS encoding VOC family protein, encoding MKMANPYLNFKGTTEAAFEHYRRIFGGEFTAVLRYGDFPGNPMGAPEDKLDAIAHIGLPLGGDNVLMGTDVISAEHTGGFVAGNNFFIALEADSEDEARRVHAALAEGGEVTMPLQSTEWAQLFGICVDAFGIQWMVSFTGDVG